TCAATTGGAGGAGTGGAAGAAAATGACGGTGCCAATATTGTTTCACTTTTCTTAATCAACTAGATTTCCTACTCCAGAGTCGTCAAAAGGATGAAGTTGGTCTacctatttttataatttttgatttACTTGTTTAAAAAAGATATGTGAATTGTATGTGTGAGAGAGAGACTAATAGAGATTGGATGAGatctagagcccgtttggatgggcttaaaaaaactaacttttatatatgaagtgtttttagaactttgaagtgctgaaagatattttttataaataagcaattAAGTggttggataaaagtgcttaaatgaggaaaatgatgtgaattttagggttaaaaaaataaaaagagtagtttggaaatttagttaaaatataaggaatataaaagtaatttccatggtcaaagaaaatgactttaagaaaaaaaaaagttaggaatcctaacttttcatttttgactgactttaaaaactttatggtttaaaattagcattagacaaacatgttcaaaaactaaaaatgagctttgaccaacttaaagttcatccaaatggctcctaattattttttagctATGGAAATCACGTTTTAGTTGACACATAATAAATTTAACTATCTTTTATAaagattaaataaatttaaatatctcTCTATAAAGATTAAATTGTTTTCACTGCCATTCTTGACCATTAGTAGCCCCCTACTTGGACCAAACagatttaacaaaaaaaaaaaaaaaaaaaaaggccaGCCTCGTACGCCCACTGGCCGCAGTCCCACCTCATTCGCCTGAATTTCTCCCATTTCACCTCTTTCCCTctgtaaaagaaaaagaaaaagaaaattgagaaaacaAACATATCATCATTTTGGTCACGAAACACGAAACTAACAAATCAACACACTAAACTAGGGTTCCCATATTCCCTCTTCTTTCTCCCTGTATTTTCCTCACTTCTCctaattttatgtttttctcCCTAAAAATCTTGTAACTTTCCAGGGAAATATTATTTGGCCTCCTTTTACCAGTTTCAATTCCGCATATCTTCCAAGTATTCAATTACGCTATTGTTCTAACTTTGACTTAATCCCAtttcaatcattttttttacAGGATTTCGTATATTTGAGGGGAAAAGGGAAGATTTGTGCATATCTATTTGAAAGAGGGAGGAATTTCAGAATATTTTGCACAGCTGCGGTTTATGGGTTTTGGTTTGTgagtttttcatttttcaatctATGGGTTATTCCTAATTTAGGGTTTCAAGGAGTGTTTTGGATTGTGTTACTCTATGGATTCTGAAAATATGACCCCGTCCACCAGCATGGTCAAATGTTGTGATTGCGAGTGCAATTGCTCCATAACAAACACGTCCTTTTCGGGGAATTGGATACGGACTGTGAAGCGAAAATATGATGAGATTGAGAAGAAATTTGTGATCCCGGGTTTAATTTTGCCGCAAACAGCTCGTATAGAGATGGGAAACGAGTGTATTGCTTTAAGGGAAATGGTTTCTGGCCAACAGGAGACCATTCAGGAATTGAGTGTTGAGTTGGAGGAAGAGAGGAATGCCGCCTCCTCAGCTGCTAATGAAGCCATGTCCATGATTTTGAGGTTGCAAAGGGAAAAAGCTGAGTCACAAATGGAATTTAGGCAATTGAAAATGTTCACCGAGGAGAAAATGGCTCATGATCAGCAGGAGATAATGGCATTGGAAGATTTTTTGTATAAGAGGGAGCAAGTGATTCAGTCGTTGACTTGTGAGGTGCAAATGTATAAGCACAGGATGTTGAGTTATGGCCTATTGGAGTCTGAGGTTGAGGATGATGATGAGAAAGAGAATGGTCGCTTTAGCTGGAACAATAGTGTAGGTGAGAGTTCCGATGGCCGCTTTGACATTCCTTCTTATGATTACCCTCCCTTGAAGTGCACTATAAATGAGAACCAAGTGCATACTGAGGTTGATAATGAATATGTGGATGTTGAGAAATATGCATTTGGGGAGGCACCACGATCATGTGAACATTTGCGATATCTGGAGAAGAGGATCAATCAGTTGGAAACAACACCAAGTAGTCAGACGGATGGGGAAGTATTTAACAACAATGTCCTTGAAAAAGCAATAGTTGCTCAGTCTCCTTTTATACCAAGCAAAGAAATAAGCTCAGATTTCATCTCAGGTTCTCCGAAGTTTGGTGGAAGTGTTAGAACGGCAGAAAATTTGCAAACAGACGAGTATGCAAACTTGAGGAAAGTGGACGAGTCATCGGAAATAGGGGCTGAAATGAGTGACAGGGTTTATACAATTGACTTCATACATCAGGGTGCTGAATATAATGGTAACTCAGAGACCAAAGCTTCTGTCCATACCCCAAGAGATTCGCTAAATCATACAAATTTTGGAGATCCTGAGGTCACAAAGCTTTACCTTAGGCTGCAGGCCCTTGAGGCTGATCGGGAATCAATGAGGCAGGCTATTATTTCAATGCGGACTGATAAAGCACAGCTGATATTGCTTAAAGAAATTGCTCAGCAGTTGTGCAAAGAAGCGTCTCCAGAAAGGAGGATACCTGTGAGGAAGACATCTGTAATCAAGAGCTTCTCGTTCATCTCCATATTCAAGGTATGGTGTTATCTCTGGTTCTACATTTTTGTGCTCAATAAATTCATTTTCACATATCAAAGTATGTGGTGCATATGATCTTTGTCCTAGATCATTGCGACCACAGTAGGAACAACTGTTGTATCATGATACAACTGTTACTGGATTTTCTGGAACGAACACTGTAATTTCTGGATCCTAGAGATGTTCTGGATCTTCCGTTTTCCTGTATGCTGAGCCACTTTATAGTACAAACATTACCTTTTCTTGTTTATCTTCCTAGATTTCCATTTCTTTGAACCACTACATCTCATCTAGTTTGGTTACAATCCCATGGCAATGACGATTGTGACCAGAAGTCATATGTCTCTTCCTCTTAGTTTTACCaaattttttctctatttcttAGATGATAACAAAAAATGAATGCCAAAATAGTGTCCCTGTATATGATGTGTATTTGTAATATATAATAGCCTAGTTTACTTATCATTATGACATGAGGCTCTCAGGCTAGAAATGCTATCGATGAGTACTGTTTGTTATTTATCATACTTTGttttatgcatatttttgtGATTGTTCCTCTCCTGTACTTCAATCAATTACAGTAATATTTTTCCGATGCTATGACTATTCTCTTTGAGTATTGGTCTTTTAATTGTTTGTTTCCTGCTGCTCGAGGCTTTGGAAGAATACAAACTCTCACAAATTTTCGTGATCAACTTATTCTGCAGTTTTTGTGTCTGTAATAGGATGAGCCTTTCTGGACATAGAATACAACTATTACGCCTCTATCCAAGCTAGTAGGAATCAACTATATGAATCCTTACTATCAATGTTGCTCCCTTTAGgctgtattaaatattatgagtATTGATCATAAATAGACCAGTTTTATGATGGCTTCAACCTACTGCTACTCTCCTCCTTCATCCCCACTTGGGGCTGAAAATATGGGCAATCTCACAGTGTAttcaatttttcagaaaataaaatgaTGAGGTAAGTATTTTTCTGGTTCATGAACTGCGGGAAAATCTAGAGTTGGGTTGATAATATCCCTTGCATTACCTTCATTTGGCGTGAGCCGTGGAACATTTTGGCTTCATTGGGTTGGCTCATAGCTAGTCTATTTAAGAAAAGTTTGGTTTGTATGTTTgaataaaatattgaattttttgGAATCATCAAATATATTGACCTCTAGAGCTTAGTAAGGTATTGAGCCTATCCAAGAATAGGAAGAACACAATGTGAACATGAATTTTGGGTGGAACCACATACCGAGTTATATGAAATCTGCTATTGGGATTACTTTTGACCTCAATTTGAGATCTTGATGTCTTATTACATGCTGCTCTTTTGTTGATGTACCTAATTGCTTTCTCCATAGACTTGTATGTTTGTCTCACAGCTCCCTTCAGTGGTTATTTTGGAGGGGTAAATATTGATTTAAGGAGAGTAAAGATTTTGGATCAGAAGATTATAGATATAAACTTTTGTATCCTATTTTTTGTTTCCCTGAACTTTGTTTATTCTGATCCTTCTTCCCATTTCCTTCCATGCGGGTTGGAGAGAGAGAGCATAGAGAACCTATTTTTGCTTTTCGATATCAAAGTTTTCTAAACCTTGCTCCCTGTCCGATAACTCCAATTATTTCTTTTGGCTCTCCCATGTCATGTTTTCTGGTATACAACTGCTGATATCTTATCTGTTTTTTCCTGTTCAGTGGATAATGTCCTTTGTCTTGTGGCGAAGGAAAGCTCATCGATGCAAGTGAGTTTTGATCATTAGAAAGCTATTACTATTTTTCTAGTTGCTTTTACTGTATTGCTTCGAAAGGAAAATCTGTTATCTCATTTTGCCTGCTGCCAGTTCTAGtttgagtcagttgagttggcACTGAAATAGTCAATATACTTGTTTAGGTACTTGTTTGGTTTGACAGCCAACAGGGTGGGCTTGCTAATGCTTTTAGACAAGGGACCTCGTGTTGGACAATGGAGATGTCTTTCAAGTACTCAAGTGTGAAACCAATCCTCATTGGTCCACATCGACTTCCGCATCTCTTATGCTCATCGGCATGAATGCAGAGAGGATTTTAGTCAGATTAGTTGCTTTTGGATGTTCATTCATTCGTTCTTGCCTTATATGCCTTGCTGCTGCGTATTTGGGTGCTGGATTACTTTGTGCGTTGTTCTTTTCACTTGATTGTTGGAATTGAATACATCTTGATGAAACATTCGGCAAAGATTATAGTTGTTCCTTAGCCATCTAGAACTTGGATCTTATGGCTTGGTGGAATTTCACTTTAGGTTAGTTTACTTTTGTATATTGTAGATTTGTGAATAATttttgtggggggggggggggggagcaTCTCTATAAAAAATGAGTGCTTTGTTTGGGATTGAAatgtagttgattgattgaataGAATGAGTACCTTTCGTGCATGTCTTTAAGTACGTTTTCTTTTCATCTTAACTTGCTCGAGATAGTTTCAAGAATTTATTTGCACGACAGCGCGAGGAGTTCCTACCAGGTATACTATTTAATATCTGTTCTCTCTTACAATGGTGAAAATAGActcattttgttttatttacacAGTAATTGACTCTTGCTTTTCCATTCTCCTCCCTTTTTTCCTCCACTCTTTTCTCAATGACCTTAGATTCTTACTTTCTGTACACCCATGTTTTactgtttattttatttaaaccAGAGTTAGGAAACGATCCttttaaattctatttttttatgttaataGATGCGTATTAATAACTTATTAATGTCATATAGATAGAGGCACATTTTAGTGCGAATAAGTTGCAGACAGCCCAAAACATTACATGCATAGTTTGAGATGTTCCTAGCGGTACTGGAATTTGATCTATCTAGTTCTAGTTGCATATCCCAAAAGAGGAGGGTTACATAGATTGGTTATTTTATCAAAAAGTTCTCGCTTCATTCCTTCTTTTGCAAGGAAATCTGCAACTTGATTATTCTCTGGAACGTTTGCCTGGCTTGCAGGTTCCCCAGTTTCTCCATTACGAACCTGTAGTCATTTGCCAGAGAGTTATAAGTAGGTGAAGATTGCAGTAATAATTTTATGGCTTCAGTTCAGTCTGGTCTCATTTCCAATGAAAATAAACAATGCACATTAGCAGTCTTGTTGCATGCATGTATTGCTAGTAATTCTGCATGTGTGTGGTTAGTTGCAGGTCTGCCATGGAAGCATCCAATCTCCTCTGCCCTTTTAAAAAACTCCACCAACTCTTCTAACATCATT
This region of Solanum dulcamara chromosome 9, daSolDulc1.2, whole genome shotgun sequence genomic DNA includes:
- the LOC129902994 gene encoding myosin-binding protein 7-like isoform X2; the encoded protein is MDSENMTPSTSMVKCCDCECNCSITNTSFSGNWIRTVKRKYDEIEKKFVIPGLILPQTARIEMGNECIALREMVSGQQETIQELSVELEEERNAASSAANEAMSMILRLQREKAESQMEFRQLKMFTEEKMAHDQQEIMALEDFLYKREQVIQSLTCEVQMYKHRMLSYGLLESEVEDDDEKENGRFSWNNSVGESSDGRFDIPSYDYPPLKCTINENQVHTEVDNEYVDVEKYAFGEAPRSCEHLRYLEKRINQLETTPSSQTDGEVFNNNVLEKAIVAQSPFIPSKEISSDFISGSPKFGGSVRTAENLQTDEYANLRKVDESSEIGAEMSDRVYTIDFIHQGAEYNGNSETKASVHTPRDSLNHTNFGDPEVTKLYLRLQALEADRESMRQAIISMRTDKAQLILLKEIAQQLCKEASPERRIPVRKTSVIKSFSFISIFKWIMSFVLWRRKAHRCKYLFGLTANRVGLLMLLDKGPRVGQWRCLSSTQV
- the LOC129902994 gene encoding myosin-binding protein 7-like isoform X1; translated protein: MDSENMTPSTSMVKCCDCECNCSITNTSFSGNWIRTVKRKYDEIEKKFVIPGLILPQTARIEMGNECIALREMVSGQQETIQELSVELEEERNAASSAANEAMSMILRLQREKAESQMEFRQLKMFTEEKMAHDQQEIMALEDFLYKREQVIQSLTCEVQMYKHRMLSYGLLESEVEDDDEKENGRFSWNNSVGESSDGRFDIPSYDYPPLKCTINENQVHTEVDNEYVDVEKYAFGEAPRSCEHLRYLEKRINQLETTPSSQTDGEVFNNNVLEKAIVAQSPFIPSKEISSDFISGSPKFGGSVRTAENLQTDEYANLRKVDESSEIGAEMSDRVYTIDFIHQGAEYNGNSETKASVHTPRDSLNHTNFGDPEVTKLYLRLQALEADRESMRQAIISMRTDKAQLILLKEIAQQLCKEASPERRIPVRKTSVIKSFSFISIFKVLVWFDSQQGGLANAFRQGTSCWTMEMSFKYSSVKPILIGPHRLPHLLCSSA